A part of Deinococcus sp. KNUC1210 genomic DNA contains:
- a CDS encoding HD domain-containing phosphohydrolase encodes MPRDEWTPPLRRALEEFADRLSGALERAVLVGHTVALAAVSRLSEELLPPAEAAVRAGAAVAAAAHLEAFSLLRISQDRTQTLAGWSRTQPPLTHLIEELSRLPQVQASVYSRATGATGLALTTLALPDALGTGAAAWVVLPGGTTSVDPVPAGEEAQRNPDGQLVVMALRWQTEAQPETDTGAFLAPGNEWSADDRVLLEAAARAVAVAAEREQMLGALTVQTAHTRLLLELSQRAFAARGVLEAVEAVMTPLLSALRASYVIFAQREGHEFTVRTGVGTPPPPLTQQDFIFRVRDDKGSVGQAVLTCGVMTASTLSDVPEGSVFSHPEKVAAASVVVRGPRSLDGLLIVLSEGPRHWTPEDVRLLEAVGDTLSGVLERLHREEQAHLTAREYEIQAVLAARLQQVEQPLDLARVGLDACVELIGCHHASYLDLQTGPQVWSGNAPPAFVDAMTLGIGRPLSDARRLAAAPPQVTWHLDYAATPDAQPTFVKAGLRSTAFIPVQVDDLPIGVLLLAWFDFLKAPPPGVEAALRTLAERLSRSFERSAHIRQIEATREGALQALGGALEAREFETQGHTERVVSGSVRLGARLGLSREDLDALRQGAYLHDIGKLMVPDAVLLKPGPLSPHEREQMLCHTHLGANLAASIPTLPPLARQVVRWHHERWDGSGYPDGLTAQAIPLAARIFSVVDVYDTLTTVQPYKTAWTPQEARAELVRQSGRQFDPVVVSAFLTQLDEGEPASAAPQTPSGPMLAPTTGDALGPGARPAAGPPNRKSLDRLLERGLEIASLSDPSQVISRALDLALDLLSVQRAVVWLGPDAGGELELAYALGAPGAASRQGTRIPLSSGVVGAAAVQGVPLRVRDSSGGLSRTDRDELYGSVLAVPIMRAQTVLGVLVASRNPGQEISSEDQAILERLAQVIGIALENVQRVRELEDLRTQAESVARIDHLTGVGNRLGLEQAYADARRSALPGTPLSLAVLDLVGFKTINDRYGHPQGDEVLRRVAAELKRSHPGTFRLGGDEFALLLTLDEQQATAEVKRAIQRIEYLDTGTAGKVRANAGVAQWKPGMSSLEVLLDRADQRMYRAKRAGLPTTPEDESSEH; translated from the coding sequence GTGCCCAGAGACGAGTGGACGCCGCCCCTGCGCCGGGCGCTGGAGGAATTTGCCGACCGACTTTCGGGGGCGCTGGAGCGGGCGGTGCTGGTGGGGCACACGGTCGCGCTGGCAGCAGTATCGCGGCTGTCAGAAGAGCTGCTGCCTCCCGCAGAAGCGGCGGTGCGGGCCGGAGCCGCAGTCGCGGCGGCGGCTCACCTCGAAGCCTTCAGTCTGCTGCGGATCAGCCAGGACCGCACGCAGACCCTGGCCGGCTGGAGCCGCACCCAGCCGCCGCTCACGCATCTGATCGAGGAACTCAGCCGACTGCCCCAGGTTCAGGCGTCGGTCTACAGCCGGGCGACGGGTGCCACCGGACTGGCGCTGACGACCCTTGCGCTGCCAGACGCGCTGGGCACAGGCGCGGCGGCGTGGGTGGTGCTGCCCGGCGGCACGACTTCGGTGGACCCGGTGCCTGCGGGTGAGGAAGCGCAGCGCAACCCAGACGGGCAGCTGGTGGTGATGGCGCTGCGCTGGCAGACCGAAGCACAGCCGGAAACAGACACGGGCGCGTTTCTGGCCCCCGGAAACGAATGGTCGGCGGACGACCGCGTTCTGCTGGAAGCGGCTGCCCGCGCCGTTGCCGTGGCGGCCGAGCGAGAGCAGATGCTGGGTGCCCTGACGGTGCAGACCGCCCACACCCGCCTGCTGCTGGAACTCAGTCAGCGAGCCTTTGCCGCACGTGGCGTACTGGAAGCGGTGGAGGCGGTGATGACGCCGCTGCTGAGTGCGCTGCGGGCGAGTTACGTGATCTTCGCCCAGCGGGAAGGCCACGAGTTTACGGTACGGACCGGGGTGGGCACGCCGCCGCCGCCGCTGACCCAGCAGGACTTCATCTTCCGGGTGCGCGACGATAAGGGCAGCGTCGGTCAGGCGGTGTTGACGTGTGGCGTGATGACTGCTTCGACTCTGAGCGACGTTCCCGAAGGCTCCGTGTTCTCGCATCCCGAGAAGGTGGCGGCGGCGAGCGTGGTGGTGCGTGGGCCAAGGTCGCTGGACGGCCTGCTGATCGTGCTGAGCGAGGGGCCGAGACACTGGACACCCGAAGACGTGAGGCTGCTGGAAGCGGTCGGAGACACGCTTTCGGGCGTGCTGGAGCGGCTCCACCGCGAGGAGCAGGCCCACCTGACGGCGCGGGAATACGAAATCCAGGCGGTGCTGGCGGCCCGTCTTCAGCAGGTCGAACAGCCGCTGGACCTCGCGAGGGTGGGCCTGGATGCCTGCGTCGAGCTGATCGGCTGCCACCACGCCAGTTACCTTGATCTTCAGACGGGGCCACAGGTCTGGAGTGGCAACGCGCCGCCCGCGTTTGTGGACGCGATGACGCTGGGCATCGGGCGGCCGCTTTCCGATGCACGCCGTCTGGCCGCCGCGCCGCCCCAGGTCACGTGGCACCTCGACTACGCCGCCACCCCGGACGCGCAGCCCACGTTCGTGAAAGCCGGGCTGCGTTCGACGGCATTTATCCCGGTGCAGGTGGACGATCTGCCGATCGGCGTGCTGCTGCTGGCGTGGTTCGATTTCCTGAAGGCTCCGCCACCGGGCGTCGAGGCGGCGCTGCGTACCCTGGCCGAGCGGCTCAGCCGGAGTTTTGAACGCAGCGCACATATCCGCCAGATCGAGGCCACGCGGGAAGGCGCGTTGCAGGCCCTGGGCGGAGCGCTGGAGGCACGCGAGTTCGAGACGCAGGGACACACCGAGCGGGTGGTGAGCGGTTCGGTCCGGCTGGGAGCGCGGCTGGGTCTGTCGCGCGAGGACCTCGATGCGCTGCGGCAGGGCGCGTACCTGCACGACATCGGCAAGCTGATGGTGCCCGACGCGGTGCTGCTCAAACCCGGTCCCCTCAGCCCGCACGAGCGCGAACAGATGCTGTGCCACACGCATCTCGGAGCCAATCTGGCGGCCAGTATTCCCACGCTGCCGCCGCTGGCTCGCCAGGTGGTGCGCTGGCATCACGAGCGCTGGGACGGCAGCGGCTACCCGGACGGGCTCACGGCCCAGGCGATTCCGCTGGCCGCACGCATCTTCAGCGTGGTGGATGTGTACGACACCCTGACCACCGTGCAGCCCTACAAAACCGCCTGGACACCCCAGGAGGCCCGCGCCGAACTGGTCCGGCAGTCGGGGCGGCAGTTCGACCCGGTCGTCGTCTCGGCCTTTCTGACCCAGCTCGATGAGGGCGAGCCTGCGAGCGCTGCCCCGCAAACGCCGTCCGGACCGATGCTCGCACCCACCACGGGCGACGCCCTCGGTCCGGGTGCGCGGCCTGCCGCTGGTCCGCCCAACCGCAAGAGTCTTGACCGCCTGCTGGAACGCGGCCTGGAAATCGCGTCGTTGTCCGACCCGTCGCAGGTGATCTCCCGGGCGCTCGATCTGGCCCTCGATCTGCTGTCGGTGCAGAGGGCAGTGGTGTGGCTGGGGCCGGATGCCGGAGGTGAACTGGAGCTGGCCTACGCGCTGGGAGCGCCGGGAGCGGCCTCCAGGCAGGGCACCCGAATACCGCTGAGCAGCGGGGTGGTGGGCGCGGCGGCAGTTCAGGGCGTACCGCTGCGCGTCCGGGACTCTTCCGGCGGCCTGAGCCGGACCGACAGAGACGAACTGTACGGCTCGGTTCTGGCGGTGCCGATCATGCGGGCGCAGACGGTGCTGGGTGTCCTGGTGGCCTCGCGCAACCCCGGACAGGAGATCAGCAGCGAGGATCAGGCGATTCTGGAACGGCTGGCACAGGTGATCGGCATCGCTCTGGAGAACGTCCAGCGCGTGCGCGAACTGGAAGACCTGCGCACACAGGCCGAATCGGTGGCCAGAATCGACCACCTGACCGGCGTGGGCAATCGCCTGGGGCTCGAACAGGCGTATGCCGATGCCCGGCGTAGCGCCCTTCCTGGCACGCCCCTGAGTCTGGCGGTGCTCGATCTGGTGGGCTTCAAGACCATCAATGACCGCTACGGACACCCCCAGGGCGACGAGGTCCTTCGCCGGGTCGCCGCAGAACTGAAACGCTCACATCCCGGCACGTTCCGGCTCGGCGGCGACGAATTCGCGCTGCTGCTGACCCTTGACGAGCAGCAGGCGACCGCCGAGGTGAAACGTGCAATCCAGCGGATCGAGTACCTCGACACCGGCACGGCGGGCAAGGTCAGGGCCAATGCAGGCGTCGCTCAGTGGAAGCCCGGCATGTCCAGCCTGGAAGTGCTGCTGGACCGCGCCGACCAGCGCATGTACCGGGCCAAGCGGGCGGGCCTGCCCACCACGCCGGAAGACGAGAGCAGCGAGCACTGA
- a CDS encoding anhydro-N-acetylmuramic acid kinase, with protein sequence MTRLPVGQRWPRVLGLMSGTSVDGIDAVLIELPGWPALDPARPGNSSPPPALGGSAPRIRVLEHRAVPFEDALRAALLAASRNEARTSDLTQLNFELGAALAEAAAELAQDADLIASHGQTVHHLPQLDASRGWRTRSTLQIGEAAQIVERTGKPVISDFRPADLSAGGQAAPLVPFADRVMYAEDGVRRSIHNLGGISNLTYLPGLDEAGVLAFDTGPANALIDDVAEQTGQRYDQGGRLADSGRIDEALVERWLQDSYLSALPPKSTGRERWNLSRMDGAQALSVPDLAATVTAFSARSTAQAYHRFVLPHGLDEIVVAGGGAYNPVLMRQLRDLLPVPVLTFEERGWNSAAREAAAFAVLGYYAYQGWRNTLPHTTGARRPVIAGKLSRPWLGDI encoded by the coding sequence TTGACACGTCTTCCAGTGGGCCAGCGCTGGCCCAGGGTCCTCGGCCTGATGAGCGGCACCAGCGTAGACGGCATTGATGCTGTGCTGATCGAGCTTCCCGGCTGGCCCGCCCTCGATCCGGCGAGACCTGGCAACAGCAGCCCTCCTCCCGCGCTGGGCGGCTCCGCGCCGCGAATCCGGGTGCTGGAACACCGCGCCGTTCCGTTCGAGGACGCTCTGCGAGCAGCGCTGCTGGCGGCCTCCCGCAACGAGGCCCGCACCAGCGACCTCACCCAGCTGAATTTCGAGCTGGGCGCGGCGCTGGCGGAGGCCGCCGCAGAGCTGGCGCAGGATGCCGACCTGATCGCCAGCCACGGGCAGACGGTGCATCATCTTCCGCAGCTCGACGCCTCGCGGGGCTGGCGCACGCGGTCCACCCTTCAGATCGGAGAGGCGGCGCAGATCGTGGAGCGCACCGGAAAGCCGGTGATCTCGGATTTTCGGCCCGCCGATCTGTCGGCAGGTGGGCAGGCCGCGCCGCTCGTGCCGTTTGCCGACCGCGTGATGTATGCCGAAGACGGTGTGCGGCGCAGCATCCACAACCTGGGCGGCATCAGCAACCTGACATATCTGCCGGGGCTGGACGAGGCGGGCGTGCTGGCCTTCGACACCGGGCCTGCCAACGCGCTGATCGACGACGTGGCAGAGCAGACGGGGCAGCGCTACGACCAGGGTGGGCGGCTCGCGGATTCCGGGCGGATCGACGAGGCGCTGGTGGAACGCTGGCTTCAGGACTCCTACCTGAGTGCTCTGCCGCCCAAATCCACCGGGCGCGAGCGCTGGAATCTGAGCAGGATGGACGGAGCGCAGGCGCTGAGCGTGCCCGATCTGGCCGCCACCGTCACGGCTTTCAGTGCCCGCAGCACCGCGCAGGCCTATCACCGTTTCGTGCTGCCACACGGCCTCGACGAGATCGTGGTGGCGGGCGGGGGCGCGTACAATCCGGTTCTGATGCGGCAGCTGCGCGACCTGCTGCCCGTGCCGGTCCTCACCTTCGAGGAGCGCGGCTGGAATTCGGCGGCCCGCGAGGCGGCGGCCTTTGCGGTGCTGGGCTATTACGCCTATCAGGGCTGGCGCAATACGCTGCCGCATACCACCGGGGCACGCCGTCCGGTGATCGCCGGGAAGCTGTCGCGGCCCTGGCTGGGAGACATATGA
- a CDS encoding serine hydrolase gives MTGNAFKLVEQAVNDGVVPGAALGVLRAGETAEVACWGLAQRVPTEEPLTLDTVFDLASLTKVLFTVPEVLRLVEDGLADLDDPVSRFLPEIGWLRPTDLSAVTLRQLLTHTAGLPPHAPLYTWGIGPATLKARLLQEPWPLGEHVYSDIGYMLLGLIVERLRGEALSARPLPSGLTFAPQPQLTASTEFCPWRGRVIRGEVHDENASALGGAAGHAGLFGTLAGVLDVAGRLLNGTLLSRAALAELRRPQTDTRSLGWERRYAGWSGGSLCSASTIGHTGFTGTGAWIDFERGFAWVLLTNSVHPSRHTRLPLNPLRRSVGNALAAGWENG, from the coding sequence ATGACGGGAAACGCGTTCAAGCTGGTCGAGCAGGCGGTGAACGACGGCGTGGTGCCGGGCGCAGCGCTGGGCGTGCTGAGGGCAGGGGAGACCGCAGAGGTGGCGTGCTGGGGACTGGCGCAGCGTGTTCCTACCGAGGAGCCGCTGACGCTGGATACGGTGTTCGATCTGGCGAGCCTGACGAAGGTGCTGTTCACGGTGCCCGAGGTGCTCAGACTGGTCGAGGACGGTCTGGCCGATCTGGACGACCCCGTGTCGCGCTTCCTGCCCGAGATCGGCTGGCTGAGGCCCACCGATCTGAGCGCCGTGACGCTGCGCCAGCTTCTGACGCATACGGCGGGGCTGCCCCCTCACGCGCCGCTGTACACCTGGGGCATCGGTCCGGCCACCCTGAAGGCGCGGCTCCTTCAGGAACCCTGGCCGCTGGGCGAGCACGTCTATTCCGACATCGGGTACATGCTGCTGGGGCTGATCGTCGAGCGGCTGCGCGGGGAAGCGCTGTCGGCCCGCCCGCTTCCATCCGGTCTGACCTTTGCGCCACAGCCTCAGCTCACGGCGTCCACCGAGTTCTGCCCCTGGCGCGGGCGCGTGATCCGGGGCGAGGTTCACGATGAGAATGCCTCTGCGCTGGGCGGCGCGGCGGGCCATGCAGGGCTGTTCGGCACGCTGGCGGGTGTGCTGGACGTGGCTGGACGCCTGCTGAACGGCACGCTCCTCAGCCGCGCCGCCCTCGCGGAACTTCGGCGGCCCCAGACCGATACCCGCTCGCTGGGCTGGGAGCGGCGGTACGCGGGCTGGAGTGGTGGCAGCCTGTGCAGCGCCAGCACCATCGGACACACCGGATTTACCGGCACGGGCGCGTGGATCGATTTCGAGCGCGGATTCGCCTGGGTGCTGCTGACGAACAGCGTGCATCCCTCGCGGCATACCCGCTTACCCCTCAATCCCCTGCGGCGCAGCGTCGGAAATGCGCTGGCGGCAGGCTGGGAGAACGGATGA
- the nagZ gene encoding beta-N-acetylhexosaminidase, whose amino-acid sequence MTTAVKAGHLLMAEIFCTRLDEETTTYLKAFEVKAVCLFRRNIESEAQLTRLCADLSALMGPDALIAIDQEGGGVVRTSFWAFPPSALCLGAADDVALTEQVAQANARFLRSVGINWNFAPVLDVNVNPHNPVIGDRAFGSDPEQVAAHGLAYARGLEAAGVAACAKHFPGHGDTHLDSHLELPTVNRPRPELEQTELLPFRRAVQDGISAIMTAHIVFPALDETLPATLSHAVLTGLLRREWGYEGVIITDSMGMLAIDSHYGRGEAGVAALQAGADMLMALGPISAQIRTLDAVQAALDDGSYDPAPSLARLRRLAAQFPAQIRPQPERGADTLLFERAWGRGLCQIGAVQRPAPGSRALLVVRREEAERNVSEAGLSADQVVTALGGLYALQLHSYDDPAQLDWPALRAQADAAGAALLLATTGRLRADFDFEGVRPDLHLCLWNPYAVLDVPAPALVTYGYQPEALAALHAFLSGHAEATGRLPLAGLER is encoded by the coding sequence ATGACGACAGCTGTGAAGGCGGGCCACCTGCTGATGGCAGAGATCTTCTGCACGCGGCTCGACGAGGAGACGACGACCTATCTGAAGGCGTTCGAGGTGAAAGCGGTGTGTCTGTTTCGCCGCAACATCGAATCGGAGGCGCAGCTGACCCGGCTGTGTGCCGACCTGTCTGCGCTGATGGGGCCAGACGCGCTGATTGCCATCGACCAGGAGGGCGGCGGCGTGGTAAGGACCTCCTTCTGGGCGTTTCCACCCTCGGCGCTGTGTCTGGGTGCCGCCGACGACGTGGCCCTGACCGAGCAGGTGGCGCAGGCCAATGCCCGGTTTCTGCGTTCGGTGGGCATCAACTGGAATTTTGCACCCGTGCTGGATGTGAACGTGAACCCGCACAATCCGGTGATCGGAGACCGGGCCTTCGGCAGTGATCCCGAACAGGTGGCGGCGCACGGGCTGGCCTATGCACGCGGGCTGGAAGCGGCAGGTGTGGCAGCCTGCGCCAAGCATTTTCCCGGTCACGGCGACACCCATCTGGACAGTCATCTGGAGCTGCCCACCGTGAATCGCCCGCGTCCGGAGCTGGAGCAGACCGAGCTGCTGCCCTTCCGGCGGGCCGTGCAGGACGGCATATCGGCGATCATGACCGCCCATATCGTCTTCCCGGCACTCGATGAGACGCTGCCCGCCACGCTCAGCCACGCCGTCCTGACGGGGCTGCTGCGCCGCGAGTGGGGCTACGAGGGCGTGATCATCACCGACAGCATGGGTATGCTCGCCATCGACAGCCATTACGGGCGCGGCGAGGCGGGCGTGGCCGCGCTTCAGGCCGGAGCCGACATGCTGATGGCCCTGGGACCGATCTCGGCGCAGATACGGACGCTGGACGCGGTGCAGGCTGCCCTGGACGACGGCAGCTACGATCCGGCTCCTTCGCTGGCGCGGCTCAGACGGCTGGCGGCACAGTTCCCGGCGCAGATTCGTCCGCAGCCGGAACGCGGGGCCGATACGCTGCTGTTTGAGCGGGCCTGGGGGCGGGGGCTGTGCCAAATCGGAGCTGTACAGCGGCCCGCACCGGGCAGCCGGGCGCTGCTGGTCGTGCGCCGCGAGGAAGCCGAACGCAACGTCAGCGAGGCAGGTCTCAGCGCCGATCAGGTGGTCACGGCACTCGGCGGCCTCTATGCGCTCCAGCTTCACAGCTACGACGATCCGGCTCAGCTCGACTGGCCTGCCCTGCGTGCCCAGGCAGATGCGGCGGGTGCCGCGCTGCTGCTGGCGACTACCGGGCGGCTGCGGGCCGATTTCGATTTCGAGGGTGTTCGTCCGGACCTGCATCTGTGCCTGTGGAACCCATACGCCGTGCTGGACGTGCCCGCGCCTGCTCTGGTCACCTACGGGTATCAGCCGGAAGCGCTGGCGGCGCTGCATGCCTTTCTGTCGGGTCACGCAGAGGCGACAGGGCGGCTGCCGCTGGCAGGCCTGGAGCGTTAA
- a CDS encoding ABC transporter substrate-binding protein codes for MRHKGILTLTLLLAATLSTAAAAPKKVSGYDSLGVVAGKTGGNLTLALGDSPQSLNYYGAIDNNLGLISQQLFDTLVEFNYATYKLEPALAESWTVSSDGKVYTFKLRQGVKWSDGEDFTADDVAFTFDQIVENPEARAGDAETFSQGGKKIPFDVVDKYTIKVTLQKPTPAFLLQLRASFIMPKHKLLKYSVAGGAKPADINNAWPTNVAPSEVVGTGPFKLASYTTGQKVSLVRNPNYWKVDAKGTKLPYLDSLDFLIIRDPQAQVAQFLAGNIDQLNITGAQFPDLKQKEVSGAPFKVIRSTALFGSPPFLAFNFDAKDAALAKVFSDLRFRDAMQSALNRQRMIDTVYNGLASLPGHGVAPANKAFYVNTKSSLGEFDLKAAGAALDAMGLKDTDGDGVRNIAKGKNLEFDLTYGTDSSVYPALATIIQNDFKQIGVKVNLQGILAKNLLSTGLSGNYEAILHAFGDQPDPELRRPIWEPGGALYYWHRSLQPANDGGTPNIAKMFPWEKEIYNIFETAAVTPDAGQRKALYTRWQLLFAHNLPVIPLLKPENIGAVSNKYGNYIYNLGVIPGYNPVPLIYVK; via the coding sequence ATGCGCCACAAAGGAATCCTGACCCTGACGCTGCTGCTGGCAGCGACGCTCTCGACCGCTGCGGCGGCCCCCAAGAAGGTCAGCGGCTACGACTCGCTGGGCGTCGTGGCGGGCAAGACCGGCGGCAATCTGACGCTGGCCCTGGGCGACAGCCCCCAGAGCCTGAACTATTACGGCGCCATCGACAACAACCTGGGCCTCATCTCGCAGCAGCTCTTCGATACGCTCGTCGAATTCAACTACGCGACCTACAAGCTGGAACCCGCGCTGGCCGAGAGCTGGACGGTTTCATCCGACGGCAAGGTCTATACCTTCAAGCTGCGTCAGGGCGTGAAGTGGAGCGACGGCGAGGACTTCACTGCCGATGACGTGGCCTTCACCTTCGACCAGATCGTCGAGAACCCGGAGGCCCGTGCAGGCGACGCCGAGACCTTCAGCCAGGGTGGCAAGAAGATTCCCTTCGATGTGGTCGACAAATACACCATCAAAGTGACGCTTCAGAAGCCCACCCCCGCCTTCCTGCTACAGCTCCGGGCATCGTTCATCATGCCCAAGCACAAGCTGCTGAAGTACAGCGTGGCGGGCGGCGCAAAGCCTGCCGACATCAACAACGCCTGGCCTACCAACGTCGCCCCCTCCGAGGTGGTCGGCACCGGGCCGTTCAAGCTGGCGTCGTACACCACCGGGCAGAAGGTCAGCCTGGTTCGCAATCCCAACTACTGGAAAGTGGACGCCAAGGGCACCAAGCTGCCGTATCTGGACAGCCTCGACTTCCTGATCATCCGTGATCCGCAGGCGCAGGTGGCGCAGTTTCTGGCGGGCAACATCGACCAGCTCAATATCACGGGCGCTCAGTTTCCCGATCTGAAGCAGAAGGAAGTGTCGGGCGCACCCTTCAAGGTGATTCGCAGCACCGCGCTGTTCGGCTCCCCTCCGTTCCTGGCCTTCAACTTCGATGCCAAGGATGCCGCGCTCGCCAAGGTCTTCAGCGATCTGCGCTTCAGAGACGCGATGCAGTCGGCGCTCAACCGCCAGCGCATGATCGACACCGTTTACAACGGCCTGGCGAGCCTGCCAGGGCACGGCGTCGCGCCTGCCAACAAGGCGTTTTACGTGAACACCAAGAGCTCGCTCGGTGAGTTCGACCTGAAGGCGGCGGGCGCAGCTCTCGACGCGATGGGTCTGAAAGACACCGACGGCGACGGCGTTCGCAACATCGCCAAGGGCAAGAACCTGGAATTCGACCTGACCTACGGCACCGATTCCAGCGTGTACCCGGCGCTCGCCACCATCATCCAGAACGATTTCAAGCAGATCGGCGTGAAGGTGAACCTCCAGGGCATCCTGGCGAAAAACCTGCTCTCGACAGGGCTGAGCGGCAACTACGAGGCGATCCTGCATGCCTTCGGCGATCAGCCCGATCCCGAGCTGCGCCGCCCCATCTGGGAGCCGGGCGGCGCGCTGTACTACTGGCACCGCAGCCTTCAGCCGGCCAACGACGGCGGCACGCCCAACATCGCCAAGATGTTCCCCTGGGAAAAGGAGATCTACAACATCTTCGAGACGGCGGCGGTCACTCCCGATGCGGGCCAGCGCAAGGCGCTCTACACCCGCTGGCAGCTGCTGTTCGCCCACAACCTGCCGGTCATTCCGCTGCTGAAGCCCGAGAACATCGGCGCGGTGTCCAACAAATACGGCAACTACATCTATAACCTGGGCGTCATTCCCGGCTACAACCCCGTACCGCTGATCTACGTCAAATAA